The following are encoded in a window of Alphaproteobacteria bacterium LSUCC0719 genomic DNA:
- a CDS encoding GntR family transcriptional regulator, translating into MTDDYDTIAEQGALPVYMQIAELVARQIEAGLLSEGQRLPPEREMARQHGVAVGTLRKSLARLTEIGHLDRRQGSGNYIRRTSHTASLYSLFRLERPDGGGLPSARLLSCQRVRKPDDLPSFGTASDGYRFRRLRFLDSIPVAIEEIWLDGDAAPEIDPARVSQSLYQFYRDELGLWITRTEDQVALAQLPDWTVDQFPLPAGSTVGYVERYGWSQHDQRIEFSRNWFDPNTARFIARQGPMTPASNLPVNAPDQ; encoded by the coding sequence ATGACAGACGATTATGACACCATTGCCGAACAGGGCGCGCTGCCGGTTTACATGCAGATTGCCGAGCTTGTTGCGCGGCAGATCGAGGCCGGCCTTCTGAGTGAGGGACAGCGCCTGCCGCCGGAACGCGAGATGGCGCGCCAGCACGGCGTTGCGGTGGGAACACTTCGCAAATCACTGGCACGCCTGACGGAAATCGGCCATCTCGACCGACGCCAGGGTTCGGGGAATTACATTCGCCGCACCAGTCACACCGCCTCGCTTTATTCTCTGTTCCGGCTTGAAAGGCCGGATGGAGGCGGGTTGCCATCGGCACGGCTGCTGTCATGCCAGCGTGTTCGCAAGCCCGACGATCTGCCATCCTTTGGGACAGCTTCTGACGGATATCGGTTTCGGCGTCTGCGCTTTCTTGACAGCATTCCGGTGGCGATCGAGGAAATCTGGCTTGATGGTGACGCGGCCCCGGAAATCGATCCGGCGCGGGTCTCGCAGTCGCTTTATCAATTCTATCGCGACGAGCTTGGCCTGTGGATCACCAGGACCGAAGACCAGGTGGCACTGGCGCAGCTTCCCGACTGGACAGTGGATCAATTTCCATTGCCGGCAGGATCGACTGTCGGATATGTGGAACGATATGGCTGGTCGCAGCATGATCAGCGAATCGAATTCTCGCGAAACTGGTTCGACCCGAACACCGCACGTTTCATCGCCAGACAGGGGCCAATGACGCCTGCATCCAATCTGCCAGTCAACGCGCCGGATCAGTGA
- a CDS encoding Gfo/Idh/MocA family protein: MTVHYGVIGCGMMGREHLANIALMEDAAASVIFEPDPKMAAAAAAAAPDAILADSIESLLAHDKLDCLLIVSPNHCHTSQLQMIASKVSLPILVEKPLFTDPADLANIEAFRDSYAAPVWVAMEYRYMPPMQRFLDQLDAATGGIRMLSIVEHRYPFLEKVGNWNRFNANSGGTFVEKCCHFFDLMRLVLGSDPVRVMATGGQEVNHLDERYDGTAPDIWDCGYVIVDFANGTRAMLELSMFAEGSEYQEMVHAVGPDGKLEVKIPGPARFWSGPEDRRPVPHIVASPRHPCAPVVIDVPVDDVILAAGDHNGSTYHQHLKFLDVVRGSGRVEVGLDDGIWAVRMGQAAQESARTGMAVTF; the protein is encoded by the coding sequence ATGACCGTTCATTATGGGGTAATCGGCTGCGGCATGATGGGCCGCGAACATCTGGCCAATATCGCGCTGATGGAAGATGCCGCTGCCAGCGTTATCTTCGAACCTGATCCCAAAATGGCCGCCGCCGCCGCCGCCGCCGCGCCGGATGCCATACTTGCTGACAGTATCGAATCGCTGCTTGCGCATGACAAATTGGACTGTCTTCTGATTGTCAGCCCGAATCATTGCCATACCAGCCAGCTGCAGATGATCGCCAGCAAGGTCAGCCTGCCTATCCTTGTGGAAAAGCCGCTGTTCACCGACCCGGCCGATCTGGCCAACATCGAGGCGTTCCGGGACAGCTATGCCGCCCCGGTCTGGGTTGCGATGGAATACAGATATATGCCGCCGATGCAGCGGTTTCTGGATCAGCTTGACGCGGCAACCGGTGGCATCAGGATGCTGAGCATTGTCGAGCATCGCTATCCCTTCCTCGAGAAAGTCGGCAACTGGAACCGCTTCAACGCCAATTCCGGTGGCACCTTTGTCGAGAAATGCTGTCACTTTTTCGATCTGATGAGGCTGGTTCTTGGCTCTGACCCCGTTCGGGTGATGGCCACTGGCGGGCAGGAGGTGAACCATCTCGATGAACGCTATGACGGCACGGCCCCCGACATCTGGGATTGCGGCTATGTCATCGTCGATTTCGCGAATGGCACCAGGGCGATGCTGGAGTTGTCGATGTTCGCCGAGGGATCGGAATATCAGGAGATGGTCCATGCTGTCGGGCCTGACGGCAAGCTGGAAGTCAAAATACCCGGCCCGGCACGGTTCTGGTCCGGCCCCGAGGACCGGCGGCCGGTCCCCCATATCGTGGCCAGTCCGCGCCACCCCTGTGCCCCGGTGGTCATTGACGTGCCGGTCGATGACGTCATCCTAGCGGCTGGCGACCATAACGGGTCGACATATCATCAGCATCTGAAGTTTCTTGATGTTGTGCGTGGCAGCGGACGGGTCGAGGTCGGGCTGGATGACGGGATATGGGCCGTCCGCATGGGCCAGGCGGCGCAGGAATCGGCCCGCACAGGCATGGCGGTGACATTTTAA
- a CDS encoding glutathione S-transferase family protein, which yields MLILYHGANSVCSIKVRIVLAEKALEWEGRHIDLPKGEQFHADFLKVNPRAIVPVLDHDGVLIRESSVISEYLDGLSAHNRLMPTDPAAQAHTRIWGLNTLEYHDSVNTLTFSSYQRQMLLAKSPEELQARWDAMPDRIRVQKTLDLMEHGAQSYYVPVALSRLQRMCAEMEESLATHGWLMGPDYGLADALVTAYFFRLDCIGVSRLWESRFPRVTDWFARVGNRPSLAAATAPWLDEAAIDNIRRIGRKTFIEDADFPDYF from the coding sequence ATGCTGATCCTCTATCACGGTGCCAATTCCGTCTGTTCCATCAAGGTCAGGATCGTGCTGGCCGAAAAGGCGCTGGAATGGGAAGGTCGGCATATCGATCTGCCAAAGGGCGAGCAGTTCCATGCCGATTTCCTGAAGGTCAATCCGCGCGCCATCGTGCCGGTGCTGGACCATGACGGCGTGCTGATCCGCGAATCCAGCGTGATCTCGGAATATCTTGATGGTCTGTCCGCGCATAACAGGCTGATGCCGACCGATCCGGCGGCACAGGCGCACACCCGGATCTGGGGGCTGAACACGCTGGAATATCATGACAGTGTGAACACGCTGACCTTTTCCAGCTATCAGCGGCAGATGCTGCTGGCGAAATCGCCGGAAGAGCTGCAGGCCCGCTGGGATGCGATGCCGGACAGGATCAGGGTGCAAAAGACCCTGGACCTGATGGAACATGGCGCGCAGTCGTACTATGTTCCGGTTGCCTTGTCACGATTGCAGCGCATGTGTGCCGAGATGGAGGAATCCCTTGCCACGCATGGCTGGCTGATGGGGCCGGATTACGGTCTCGCCGACGCGCTTGTCACCGCCTATTTCTTCCGGCTCGACTGTATCGGGGTCTCGCGCTTGTGGGAGTCACGGTTCCCGCGTGTCACCGACTGGTTCGCGCGGGTCGGCAACCGCCCTTCGCTGGCCGCGGCGACCGCGCCGTGGCTTGACGAAGCGGCCATCGACAACATTCGCCGGATTGGCCGCAAGACCTTTATCGAAGACGCGGACTTTCCGGACTATTTCTAG
- a CDS encoding dioxygenase, whose product MRNVTADNITDVFMGYFGADTDPRMREVMQSLATHLHAFARDVNLTHDEWRKGIEFLEAAGRISDETRHEFVLLSDVLGLSSLVDMLHSSNAGTSSSVLGPFHISGSPPLAFGGDMKRHYDGEVLVACGTVTDTAGNPIEGAEIDIWQTAPNGLYSSQDEEQDTFSFHGIQTTGPDGRYGFTTVKPVSYTVPTDGPVGDILRATGRHPWRPSHLHYIVKAPGFRPLVTEIFPDDDPYLDQDTVFGVRGDLVMKYEPHPPEAFPSGYALSGSVTEPFLLAEFDLRLVPLG is encoded by the coding sequence ATGCGCAATGTCACCGCCGACAACATCACGGATGTGTTCATGGGATATTTCGGCGCGGACACTGATCCACGCATGCGCGAGGTCATGCAAAGCCTTGCCACCCATCTTCACGCCTTTGCCAGGGATGTGAACCTGACCCATGACGAATGGCGCAAGGGGATTGAGTTTCTTGAGGCGGCGGGCCGGATTTCCGATGAAACACGCCATGAATTCGTTCTGCTGTCAGACGTTCTGGGTCTGTCGTCGCTTGTCGACATGCTGCATTCCAGCAACGCCGGCACATCATCCAGCGTTCTCGGACCCTTCCATATTTCAGGGTCGCCGCCATTGGCCTTTGGCGGCGATATGAAACGCCATTATGACGGCGAGGTGCTGGTCGCCTGCGGCACTGTCACCGACACCGCCGGCAACCCCATCGAGGGGGCCGAGATCGACATCTGGCAGACCGCGCCGAACGGGCTTTATTCAAGCCAGGATGAAGAGCAGGACACATTTTCCTTTCATGGCATCCAGACAACCGGCCCGGATGGGCGATACGGTTTCACCACTGTGAAACCGGTCAGCTACACCGTGCCCACAGACGGGCCTGTCGGCGACATCCTGCGGGCCACCGGGCGTCATCCCTGGCGGCCGTCGCACCTTCATTACATCGTCAAGGCACCCGGATTCAGGCCTCTGGTGACCGAGATTTTCCCCGATGACGACCCCTATCTTGATCAGGATACGGTGTTCGGTGTTCGCGGTGATCTGGTGATGAAATATGAACCGCATCCGCCAGAAGCATTCCCGTCCGGCTATGCGCTGAGTGGCAGCGTGACAGAACCCTTCCTGCTGGCCGAGTTCGACCTGCGGCTGGTGCCGCTTGGCTGA